One window of the Sparus aurata chromosome 17, fSpaAur1.1, whole genome shotgun sequence genome contains the following:
- the LOC115567422 gene encoding neurexophilin-1, translated as MRGDAPQRGMKTTCLWAAAPTLLLLLLLSVISLVSCADSPSSGNSNLRESSKPKVKTYWTDSSRALSISRLLSQTLYDKENFTSLDLNYDDADSFSKREQWSWLYNASNHRDPRSRTKRRPIVKTGKFKKMFGWGDFHSNIKTVKLNLLITGKIVDHGNGTFSVYFRHNSTGQGNVSVGLVPPTKAVEFQVHQPHQQFHHHHQQQQQQQTALETKDTKLFNCRVEYEKVEKGTRNSLCAHDPSQSCPQEQTQSHVSWLCSKPFKVICIFITFYSTDYKLVQKVCPDYNYHSDTPYLPTG; from the exons ATGAGGGGAGACGCTCCACAACGAGGCATGAAGACCACATGTCTGTGGGCCGCCGCTccaacgctgctgctgctgctgctgctgtcagtcatctCTCTG GTTTCCTGTGCTGATTCACCGTCTTCAGGAAACTCGAACTTGAGAGAGAGCTCCAAACCCAAAGTGAAGACCTACTGGACTGACAGCAGCCGGGCCCTGTCCATCAGCCGCCTGCTGTCCCAGACCCTCTACGACAAAGAGAACTTCACCTCTCTGGATCTGAACTACGACGACGCAGACTCGTTCTCCAAACGGGAGCAGTGGAGCTGGCTTTACAACGCCTCAAACCACCGCGATCCTCGGTCCAGAACGAAACGGAGGCCCATCGTCAAGACCGGCAAGTTCAAGAAGATGTTCGGCTGGGGCGACTTCCATTCCAACATCAAGACGGTGAAGCTCAACCTTCTCATCACTGGTAAAATCGTGGACCACGGCAACGGGACGTTCAGCGTCTACTTCCGCCACAACTCGACCGGTCAGGGCAACGTCTCCGTGGGACTCGTTCCTCCCACCAAAGCTGTGGAGTTCCAGGTCCACCAGCCGCACCAGCAGttccaccaccatcaccagcagcagcagcagcagcagacggcTCTGGAGACCAAGGACACCAAGCTGTTCAACTGCAGGGTGGAGTACGAGAAGGTGGAGAAGGGCACCCGGAACTCACTGTGTGCCCACGACCCGTCGCAGAGCTGCCCGCAGGAGCAGACCCAGAGCCACGTGTCCTGGCTGTGCTCCAAGCCCTTCAAAGTCATCTGCATCTTCATCACCTTCTACAGCACCGACTACAAGCTGGTGCAGAAGGTGTGTCCAGATTACAACTACCACAGCGACACCCCCTACCTCCCCACCGGGTGA